The genome window TCAAAAAAAGCGTTAGCTCGAGGTTTATTGCTACTTTCGCTGATCATATTTTATGCTTTACTTGGCTATATTATTCAAACGTTATAATCTAAAAACCTGCGAGAGCAGGTTTTTTTAATTGCATAGAAAAACTAACTGATCGCCCCAAAAGATAAGAGGTGTTTGTTTTCGTAACCAAACGGGTACTTGTGCTTGTTGGTAGAGCTTTTTCATTTCTTCTCGCATTGGTTTGCCATACGGTTGCACTTTTCCCTGATGTGCTAACTTTACTTGAAACGAGGAATTAACCAATTCCTTTGGTAGTAACAAGCGATCTAGTTTGTCTGATTTTTTGTAAATAATTTGGTTTCCTAAATGTTGTAACTCGCCAATTTCATACGGTAGTTTCAACGTTTGATGTGTTAATAATGGCTGACAGAAATCATCTAATGCCAATAATTCGCCGGTTAAATACAGGTGATTTTGATAACGGCGTAACCAATAATTTGCTAGTTTAATTTGTGGATTTTTATCTGCATTTGCAAATATCATTTGATTAATCACTTGATCCAACTGTGCGGAACTTGGCATCTGCACGCCACATTTGTCTAGCCATAAACGAATCAGTTGTTGTTGTTTTGCCAAAGAAAATTGTGGGAAATCTGCAATATTTAACCATTTTTGTAGAAAGTTTGCATAACGGTTCAATTCTTGAGAAAGTAATTCTTCTAATAAGGCTTGCTGTTCTGCACAATGCTGTGCGGAACGTGCCACCATTTGATTGAAATGTTGCCAACGTTGGTTCAGCACAGGCAGTACTTCGTTGCGTAAAAAGTTACGATCATAATGATTATCCTGATTACTTTCATCTTCAATCCAAGTTAATTTTTGTTGATCCGCATATTGCTTAATTTGCGTCTTATCTACGCAGAGAAGCGGTCTGAAAATAGTAAAATTTTGCCAAAATCCGACCGCTTGCATAGCGGATAACCCTTTGATTCCGCTACCGCGTTTTAAGGCAAGTAAAAATGTTTCAGCTTGATCATCAAGATGATGAGCGGTTACAAAGATCTCATCAGCTCGAATAATTTCGCTGATTGCCTGATAACGAGCAATTCTTGCACCGGCTTCGATACCTTCGCTACTGTCTACCGAAACTTTTTGCAAAATAAACGGAATTTTTAACTGCTTGCAAAATTGTTCACAGAAAGCGACCCAACTGTCGGCATTCGGACTCAGTCCGTGATGAATATGTACTGCTCTGATATTTATGCCCAATTTTTCTGAAATGTGCATCACAGAATGTAATAACACTACCGAATCAATGCCACCACTTAATCCAATTAAAAAATGAGATTGGTTCGGAACATAGATATTAAATTGGTGAGTAAGTAAATCAATAGAATACATAAAATGATGTAGATTAGACTGAACATAAAAAGATTCTACGCTTTTTGGGTCAAGAAACCAAATAGGAAGTTTGTGATACTAGGTAAGATAAAAGGCGGTTAATTCAAGTAAGATTTAACCGCCACTCTATCGATTTAAGGAACTAATTTTTCTTCCAAAGTAATTCTAATTCTTCTAAAGTTTTTCCTTTTGTTTCTGGCACAAATTTCCACATAAATAATGCTGCTAGCACACTCATTACACCATAGACCCAATAAGCAAAGCCATGATTAAAATGTTCGACTAAGTAAGAACTTTTATCCATCATTGGGAAGGTCCAAGAAACGATGTAATTGGCAATCCATTGTGTTGCAACGGCAATTGCAAGTGCTTGGCTACGAATCGCATTTGGGAAAATTTCAGCAAGGAGTACCCAACATACCGGTCCCCATGATACCGCAAAAGAAGCGACATAAAATAGCATACCGGTCAATGCAACTCCGCCTGAAAGGTTAGCATAGAAGGCTGTGCCAAGTACAAGCATACCCATTGCCATACCTAATGCACCGATAATTTGTAATGGTTTACGACCATATTTATCTACGGTAAAAATTGCAATTAAAGTACAGGAAAGATTGATAGCACCCATTAAAATGGTTTGTAGTAAAGCATTATCCGTGCTTGAACCAAGCGATTTAAAAATTTCTGGAGCATAGTAAAGCGCGACATTAATACCTACGAATTGCTGGAATACAGAGAGTAAAATACCAATCACTATTACACCGATACCGAATGAAAGTAGTGGTGTGCTTTGAACAACTCTATGTTCTAAAGAGGCTAGAATATTTTGTAATTCTTTTTTGCCGGATTGTTCTCCCAATAATTTTAATAATGTAATCTCAGCTTGTGAGAATTTGTTTTGTAACACTAGCCAGCGGGGGCTTTCCGGTACAAAGAAGAGAAGAATTAAAAATAACCCTGCCGGTACAACTTCAGAGAGGAACATATAACGCCAGCCAACCGTATCCAACCAAGCATGATCTCCACTTAATGCAATAAAATAATTCACGAAATAGACGACCAATTGTCCTGCGATAATCGCAAATTGGTTAAATGACACCATTTTTCCTCGTATATGAGCCGGTGCAATCTCAGCGATATACATAGGAGAAACCATTGATGCAATACCTACACCGATACCACCAATAATGCGATAGATAACAAATTCAGTGAGGAAATTACTTAAATAAGTTGGTATGTCTGTTTCATCAATATCTCGTAAGCCAAATTCCGGATATGCGGATCCTAACGCTGAGATTAAAAAGAGAATAGCGACAATAAGTAATGCTTTTTTACGACCGAATTTACTACTCAAATAACCACCGCAAGCACCGCCGATGATACAACCGATTAATGCACTGGCAACGCAGAAGCCTAAGAGTGAATTTGCTGAAATTTCAGGTAGACCTTTTGGCTGAATAAATACGGTATCTAATGACGCCACTGTGCCTGAAATAACGGCGGTATCATAACCAAATAATAAGCCGCCTAAAGTTGCTATTAATGTAATCCCTATCACATACATATTGGTTTTTGGTGTGGACATTGTGAATCTCCTTAAATAGATTATGTCGCTATATGTTTATCTATTTTTCACATTCTTTATTCTTATCTCAATTTCTAAAAATGTTTTTAGTATTACGTTTTTTCATTTTTGTGATCTGGATTGCAAAATGCTAAATAATAAGAAAATCAATAGGATATAAAAAAGCATATCTTGTTTAAAAGATATGCTTTTGAAAAGTGTTGATAAACAGCGGTCATATTTCTGCAAATTTTTGCACAAAATTGACCGCTTACGTTTACTTAATTAAGCTTTTTTCTTACTCATACTATCCGCCCAGACTGCAAGCAATAAGATGGCACCTTTTACAATGTATTGCCAGAAAGTTGGAACGTCTAACATACTCATACCGTTGTCGAGTAAGGCGATAATGAACGCACCGATCACCACACCATAGATAGAGCCGATACCACCGGCTAAACTTGCTCCACCGATAACACAAGCGGCAATCGCATCAAGTTCAGCATTTTGTCCGGCTGAAGGTGCACCAGCGCCTAAGCGAGAACTTAAAATTAAACCGGCGATACCGACTAATAAACCGTTGATTGCAAAGATCAGTAATTTCACTTTTTCTACCGCAATCCCTGATAAACGAGCGGCATCAATATTGCCACCAATGGCATAGATATGACGGCCGAATGCGGTTTTACGTGCGATAAATGTACCGGCAATCGTGAGTAAAGCGAGTAATAAAACTGGGAATGGTACGCCACGGTAGTCGTTAAGTAAATAAATCGCACCAAGTACCACGATTGCTACCAAACCGTATTTCATGGTTTCTTTACTCATAGTCGGCACATTGAGATTTAAGTTTTGGCGTGCTTTACGTTGGTAACTGCCCCAAGCAATGAATAACAACATACCGAGTGTGCCTAAAACCATTCCCACTGTATCAGAAAGATAACCTTGACCAATAACAGTCATATCTTGGCTGATAGGTGAAACGGTTGTTCCGTTAGTTAAGCCGATGAGTACACCACGGAAAGCAAGCATACCGGCGAGCGTGACAATGAAAGACGGTACTTTTTGATAAGCCACCCACCAACCGTTCCAAGCACCTAATAATAAACCGAGTGAAAGGGTAACAATGATAGTGACAGAAAGTGGCCAACCCCACCACACATTCGTGATAGCCGCAAAACCACCGAGTAAGCCCATCATCGAACCGACTGATAAATCAATTTCTGCCGAGATAATCACAAACACCATACCGATAGCAAGAATCCCAGTAATGGATGTTTGGCGGAGTAAGTTAGAGATATTTCTCGCACTGACATAAGCCCCGTCGGTAGCAATGGAAAAGAATGCCATAATCACAATAATGGCAATCAACATAATATACACTTGTAAATTAATTGATTTTAATTTGTTCATAGGTTACTCCTTAAGGGCGGCTTCCATCACTTGTTCTTGGGTTAAATTATGATTAATTAAATCTGCTTTGATTTTGCCTTGGTGCATAACAAGCACACGATCACTTATACCTAGCACTTCTGGTAATTCTGATGAGATAACAATTACAGCCATTCCTTGTTGAGCAAGTTGGTTAATTAATTTATAAATCTCATATTTTGCACCAACATCAATGCCTCGGGTCGGTTCATCTAAAATCAGAATTTTAGGATTGAGCAGTAGGCATTTCGCTAAAATTGCTTTTTGTTGATTACCGCCGCTTAAACGTCCGATAGCAAGATCCGGTGAAGAGGTTTTTACCGTAAGTTTAGCGATAGATTGGTTAATAATGGTTTCTTCTAACGGTTCATTAATCACTTTTTTGCCGAAACAAAATTGCGGTAATGCGGCTAATGTAATATTTTTACCGACACCCATAATCGGTACAATGCCGTGTTTTTTACGATCTTCCGGCACCATTACAATATTTTTCTCAATCGCTTGAGCACAATTTCTAATTTGGACTTTTTGTCCTTCTACATAAATATCGCCTTGATATTTTCCTAAATAAGAACCGAAAATACATTGTGCCATTTCAGTGCGACCTGAGCCGACCAGACCTGCCACACCAAGGATTTCACCTCGTTTTAGCGAAAAACTGGCATTATCTACCCGTTTGATATGCGTATTGGTTGGATGCCAAGCGGTGATATTTTCCACTCGTAAAATTTCTTCACCAATGTCGTGTGGTTCGTGTGGATAAAGTGAAGTAATTTCACGACCGACCATCATAGTGATAATGTCATCTTCACTCATTCCTTTTGCTGGGCGAGTGCCGATATATTCGCCATCACGAATCACACAGATATTGTCTGAAATCGCTTTGACTTCATTCAGCTTGTGCGAAATATAGACGCACGCAATATTATGTGCTTGTAAGTCCTTGATAAGATTGAGCAGAATTGCTGTTTCGGTTTCAGTCAAAGATGCAGTTGGTTCGTCTAAAATTAATAAACGTACTTGTTTATTTAACGCTTTAGCAATTTCGACTAATTGTTGTTGACCTAAGCCTAATTCGGAAACTTTAGTATTCGGGTCGATATTTAGCTGTACTTGTTCCAATAAGGTTTTACAGCGTAGGTACATTTCATTATCGTTTGTTATGCCATAGTTTTTCATCTCGTTGCCTAAAAACATATTTTCAAGCACGGTCATATTTTTCACGAGAGTTAATTCTTGGTGGATAATGGAAATGCCTTTTTCTTCGGTATCTTTGATGTTTTTAGCGGTGAGTTTTTCGCCTGAGAAATAAATCTCACCTTCATAATCACCATATGGATAAATGCCACATAACACTTTCATCAGGGTCGATTTGCCTGAACCGTTTTCACCACAGAGAGAAAGTACCTCGCCGGATTCTAATGAGATAGAAATATTGTTAAGGGCAACGACATCACCAAACCGCTTGGTAATATTTTTCATTTCTAATAATTGAGCCATAATCCTTTCCTCTAGTTAAAAAATGTGCGGTATGACTACCGCACAGGATTTTAGAGCTAATTATTTACCATATACTGCTTCTTTAGTGTGGAAGCCATCTTTAATCACAGTGGTATCAATATTCTCCTTGGTTACCACAACAGGCTCTAATAAGTAAGCCGGTACATCTTTTACGCCATTATTTAGGGTTGAATTTGATTCCACCTTCTCGTCTTTACCTAAAGCAACGGAAAGTTCTGCGGCTTTATCAGCAAGGTTTGTAATCGGTTTATATACGGTCATTGTTTGTGAACCGTCAATAATACGCTTGATCCCTGCGATGTCTGCATCTTGACCGGAAATCGCTACTTTACCAGCCAGACCTTGCGCGCTAAGTGCTTGGATTGCACCACCAGCGGTTGCATCGTTGGAAGCAACCACTGCATCAATGTTGTTTTTGTTAGCAGTTAAAGCATTTTCCATAATTTGTAAGGCTTTTTCCGCAAGCCATGAATCTACCCATTGGTCTCCCACTACTTTGATTTTGCCACTATCAATATGCGGTTGTAGAACTTTCATTTGACCTTTACGGAACAATTTCGCATTGTTATCTACCGGGGAGCCACCCATTAAGAAATAATTACCTTCCGGTTTTTTCTCAATAATACTTTTTGCCTGTAATTCGCCTACTTTTTCATTATCGAAGGATACATAGAAATCAATATCCGCATTATTAATTAAGCGGTCATAAGCTAATACTTTTACACCTTCTTTTTTCGCTTCGGAAATCACGTTAGAAAGCACTTCACCGTTAAATGGAATAATCACTAATACATCAATATCTTTATTTAACATATTCTCAATTTGAGAAATTTGTGCGGTTGCATCACCATTGGCGGATTGCACAAACACTTTTGCACCTAATGATTCCGCTTTTTTTACGAAGATATCGCGGTCTTTTTGCCAACGCTCTAAACGAAGATCGTCAATAGACATACCGATTTTTAGATCTTTGGCAATGGCGGTTTGACCTAAAGCTAATAAGGTTGTTGCGGCTACTGCTAATAACTTAGATTTAAGTTTCATAGAACACCTCTGATTGGTTTGTGAGTAAAAAATAAGCGGTATTGCTTTGTGTGCAGTTTGCGTAGATTTTACATAAGGTGCAATTATCAGATTTAGTAATAGCATTACGTTTTTTCGCTTTTGTGATCACGACCACAATAACCAATTATCAAAATGAAAAAACAAAATAACGTAATTGAACCACTTTTTAATTTTTATCATTATGCTCTCGTTTTCAAAATCCATTGATTCACAGGAGAATTAATTATGTCTAACTATTTCGATAAAATTGAGAAAGTAAAATATGAAGGTGCTAACTCAACCAATCCTTTTGCTTTTAAACATTACAATCCGAACGAAGTGATTTTAGGCAAAACCATGGCAGAACATTTACGTTTAGCAGTGTGTTATTGGCATACTTTCTGCTGGACAGGAAATGATATGTTCGGCGTAGGTTCTTTAGATCGTAGTTGGCAAAAAACAGGTGATTTACTCGAAGGTGCAAAACAAAAAGCGGAAATTGCCTTTGAATTCTTCCAAAAATTAGGTGTTCCTTACTACTGCTTCCACGATGTGGACATTGCACCGGAAGGCAATTCATATAAAGAATATGTACATAATTTCCACACTATAGTGGATATTCTTGAGAAAAAACAAGCGGAAACCGGTGTGAAATTATTATGGGGTACAGCAAACTGCTTTACCAACCCACGTTATATGTCCGGTGCGTCAACCAATCCAAATCCTGAAGTGTTCTCTTGGGCAACATCGCAAGTATTTAACGCAATGAATGCAACCAAACGTTTAGGCGGTGAAAACTATGTGTTATGGGGTGGTCGTGAAGGTTATGAAACTTTATTAAATACCGATTTAAAACGTGAACGTGAACAAATCGGTCGCTTTATGCAAATGGTGGTGGAACATAAACATAAAATCGGCTTTAACGGTACGTTATTAATCGAACCGAAACCGCAAGAACCGACTAAACACCAATATGACTATGACGTGGCAACCGTTTATGGCTTCTTAAAACAATTCGGTTTAGAAAAAGAAATCAAAGTAAACATTGAAGCAAACCACGCAACCTTAGCCGGTCATACTTTCCAACACGAAATCGCAACCGCGCGGCATTAGATATTTTCGGTTCGATTGATGCTAACCGTGGTGATCCGCAATTAGGTTGGGATACCGACCAATTCCCGAACAGCGTGGAAGAAAATACGCTTGTAATGTATGAAATCTTAAAAGCAGGCGGTTTTACTACTGGTGGTTTCAACTTCGATGCGAAAATTCGCCGTCAAAGTACAGACCCGTATGATTTATTCCACGGTCATATCGGTGCGATTGATGTGCTTGCACTTTCATTAAAACGTGCGCGAAAATGATTGAAGACCAAACTTTACAAGGTATTGTGGATCAACGTTACGCAGGCTGGAACGGCGATTTAGGTCAGCAAATTCTTGCGGGTAAAGCAAGCCTTGAAGATTTAGCGAAAATCGTTGAAAGTAAAGCGCTTGATCCGAAACAGGTTTCAGGTCAGCAAGAATACTTAGAAAATTTAGTGAATAATTATATTTATCGTTAATTATTATTTATTGTAGGGGGACAAGATCCCCCTCTTTAGTAAAGAGGGGTTAGGGAGATTTGTTTAAAAGGTTAATTTACATTGTTTAAGTAAGTCTTTTTGCAATATGGTGTATTTTATTTCATTGATTATGCTTATATCGCAATCAAACCTCCCCCAGCCCCTCTTTTCTAAAGAGGGGAGTTCTCTTAGGAGGCTTTATGTATATCGGAATTGATTTAGGTACCTCAGGCGTTAAAGTCGTTTTACTCAATGAATCTCAAGAAATCATCGCAACCACCCATCAATCTTTACCTATTTCTCGTCCTCATCCGCTTTGGTCGGAACAAAATCCGGAAGACTGGTGGCATGCAACCAATTTAGCCATGCTCGCTTTGGCACAACAGCAAGATTTAACCGCAGTTAAAGCGATTGGCTTGACCGGTCAAATGCACGGTGCGACTTTATTGGATAAACATGATCAAGTATTGAGTCCGGCAATTTTATGGAATGACGGACGTAGTTTTGCAGAATGTGCTGAATTGGAGTCATTAGTGCCGAATAGCCGTGAAATTACCGGTAATTTGATGATGCCGGGCTTTACCGCACCGAAATTAAAATGGGTGGATAAACATCAGCCGCAAATCGCCGAACAAGTAGATAAAGTCTTATTGCCGAAAGATTATTTACGTTTACGTATGACCGGTGAATATGCTTCCGATATGTCGGATGCCTCCGGCACAATGTGGCTGGATGTCGGTAAAAGAGAGTGGAACCAGGCATTATTGAATGCGTGCGGGCTTGATGTGAATAATATGCCTAAACTGTTTGAAGGCAACCAAATTACCGGTTATTTACGCCCTGAATTGGCAAAAAACTGGAAGTTAAATACCGTTCCGGTAATTGCCGGGGGCGGCGATAATGCCGCCGGAGCTATCGGTATCGGGCTTTACCAAGCCGGACAAGCGATGTTATCGCTCGGTACGTCAGGGGTATATTTTGTTGTAACCGATAAATTTAGTGCCAATCCGCAAAAAGCGGTACACAGTTTCTGCCATGCGTTACCGGATCGTTGGCATTTGATGTCGGTCATGCTCAGCGCCGCATCAGCGGTCGATTTTGCCCAAAAAGTTACCGGTATTAGTGATATTAAAACGCTATTCCAACAAGTTGAAAATTGTAACCAAGCGAGTGATGCGATTTTCTTACCTTATCTATCAGGCGAACGCACACCGCATAATGACCCTTATGCAAAAGGTGTATTCTGGGGCTTAACCCATAACGATAACCCGATTACCATGGCAAGATCGGCAGTAGAAGGGGTAAGTTTTGCGTTAGCAGATGGCATTGACGTGTTACACGAAACCGGTGTGAAGGCGGATAATATCGCTCTGATCGGTGGCGGAGCAAAAAGTGCTTATTGGCGCCAATTATTGGCGGATATTACCGGCAGAACCTTTGAATATCGTACTGGTGGTGATGTCGGTCCAGCTCTGGGAGCGACGAAATTAGCACAGATTGCCTTAAATCCGAATGAAGATATTGCTAATTTCTGTCAGCCGTTACCGCTTGAAGCGGTTTACCAACCGAATCGCGACAAGTTTGCCGAATACCAAGACAAGCGGTCAAAATTTGCTGAAATTTATCAAAGATTAAAAGGTCTTTAATGCTCGGAAAGCTAGCCCGTTCAGTATGGACGGGCTTTTTTATCCATTTTATTCAAAAATCTTACAAAAATTTATTTTACGCCCTTGATCATTTCATTTTCATCCCTATTTATTGTTTCGTCTGAACGGGAACGTTGAACGTCCCGTTTCTTTTTTCAAAAATACTTGCAAGAAAATTTCAAATTTAGCCTTGAAAAGTTGTGAAAGAACACCATCTTGTGGGTAACGTTACGAAAACGTAATCAAACAAATTTATATTCAGAGGAATTTTAAAATGGGTAAAATCATTGGTATTGACTTAGGTACAACAAACTCTTGTGTAGCGGTAATGGACGGTGACAAAGCACGTGTAATCGAGAATGCGGAAGGCGCACGTACAACTCCGTCAATCATTGCTTATACGGATAACGAAACTTTAGTTGGTCAACCGGCAAAACGTCAGGCGATTACAAACCCGAAAAATACATTATTTGCAATTAAACGTTTAATCGGTCGTCGTTTTGAAAGTGAAGAAGTACAACGTGATATTAAAATTATGCCTTTCGAAATCACTCGTGCTGACAACGGCGATGCGTGGGTAAACGTAAAAGGCGACAAATTAGCACCACCGCAAATTTCAGCAGAAGTGTTGAAAAAAATGAAAAAAACAGCGGAAGATTTCCTTGGTGAAGCGGTAACTGAAGCGGTTATCACTGTACCGGCATACTTTAACGATGCGCAACGTCAAGCGACAATTGATGCAGGTCGTATCGCAGGTTTAGATGTTAAACGTATCATCAACGAACCGACAGCGGCGGCGTTAGCGTTCGGTTTAGGTTCAACTAAAGAAAACCAAGTGATCGCAGTTTACGACTTAGGTGGTGGTACATTCGATATCTCAATCATCGAAATCGATAACTTCGACGGCGAACAAACATTCGAAGTATTAGCAACCGGCGGTAACACTCACTTAGGTGGTGAAGACTTCGATAACCGTGTAATTGACTACATCATTGACGAGTTCAAAAAAGAACAAGGCGTTGATTTAC of Actinobacillus arthritidis contains these proteins:
- the xylE gene encoding D-xylose transporter XylE; the encoded protein is MSTPKTNMYVIGITLIATLGGLLFGYDTAVISGTVASLDTVFIQPKGLPEISANSLLGFCVASALIGCIIGGACGGYLSSKFGRKKALLIVAILFLISALGSAYPEFGLRDIDETDIPTYLSNFLTEFVIYRIIGGIGVGIASMVSPMYIAEIAPAHIRGKMVSFNQFAIIAGQLVVYFVNYFIALSGDHAWLDTVGWRYMFLSEVVPAGLFLILLFFVPESPRWLVLQNKFSQAEITLLKLLGEQSGKKELQNILASLEHRVVQSTPLLSFGIGVIVIGILLSVFQQFVGINVALYYAPEIFKSLGSSTDNALLQTILMGAINLSCTLIAIFTVDKYGRKPLQIIGALGMAMGMLVLGTAFYANLSGGVALTGMLFYVASFAVSWGPVCWVLLAEIFPNAIRSQALAIAVATQWIANYIVSWTFPMMDKSSYLVEHFNHGFAYWVYGVMSVLAALFMWKFVPETKGKTLEELELLWKKN
- a CDS encoding sugar ABC transporter permease — translated: MNKLKSINLQVYIMLIAIIVIMAFFSIATDGAYVSARNISNLLRQTSITGILAIGMVFVIISAEIDLSVGSMMGLLGGFAAITNVWWGWPLSVTIIVTLSLGLLLGAWNGWWVAYQKVPSFIVTLAGMLAFRGVLIGLTNGTTVSPISQDMTVIGQGYLSDTVGMVLGTLGMLLFIAWGSYQRKARQNLNLNVPTMSKETMKYGLVAIVVLGAIYLLNDYRGVPFPVLLLALLTIAGTFIARKTAFGRHIYAIGGNIDAARLSGIAVEKVKLLIFAINGLLVGIAGLILSSRLGAGAPSAGQNAELDAIAACVIGGASLAGGIGSIYGVVIGAFIIALLDNGMSMLDVPTFWQYIVKGAILLLAVWADSMSKKKA
- the tilS gene encoding tRNA lysidine(34) synthetase TilS; translation: MYSIDLLTHQFNIYVPNQSHFLIGLSGGIDSVVLLHSVMHISEKLGINIRAVHIHHGLSPNADSWVAFCEQFCKQLKIPFILQKVSVDSSEGIEAGARIARYQAISEIIRADEIFVTAHHLDDQAETFLLALKRGSGIKGLSAMQAVGFWQNFTIFRPLLCVDKTQIKQYADQQKLTWIEDESNQDNHYDRNFLRNEVLPVLNQRWQHFNQMVARSAQHCAEQQALLEELLSQELNRYANFLQKWLNIADFPQFSLAKQQQLIRLWLDKCGVQMPSSAQLDQVINQMIFANADKNPQIKLANYWLRRYQNHLYLTGELLALDDFCQPLLTHQTLKLPYEIGELQHLGNQIIYKKSDKLDRLLLPKELVNSSFQVKLAHQGKVQPYGKPMREEMKKLYQQAQVPVWLRKQTPLIFWGDQLVFLCN
- the xylF gene encoding D-xylose ABC transporter substrate-binding protein, yielding MKLKSKLLAVAATTLLALGQTAIAKDLKIGMSIDDLRLERWQKDRDIFVKKAESLGAKVFVQSANGDATAQISQIENMLNKDIDVLVIIPFNGEVLSNVISEAKKEGVKVLAYDRLINNADIDFYVSFDNEKVGELQAKSIIEKKPEGNYFLMGGSPVDNNAKLFRKGQMKVLQPHIDSGKIKVVGDQWVDSWLAEKALQIMENALTANKNNIDAVVASNDATAGGAIQALSAQGLAGKVAISGQDADIAGIKRIIDGSQTMTVYKPITNLADKAAELSVALGKDEKVESNSTLNNGVKDVPAYLLEPVVVTKENIDTTVIKDGFHTKEAVYGK
- the xylB gene encoding xylulokinase; this translates as MYIGIDLGTSGVKVVLLNESQEIIATTHQSLPISRPHPLWSEQNPEDWWHATNLAMLALAQQQDLTAVKAIGLTGQMHGATLLDKHDQVLSPAILWNDGRSFAECAELESLVPNSREITGNLMMPGFTAPKLKWVDKHQPQIAEQVDKVLLPKDYLRLRMTGEYASDMSDASGTMWLDVGKREWNQALLNACGLDVNNMPKLFEGNQITGYLRPELAKNWKLNTVPVIAGGGDNAAGAIGIGLYQAGQAMLSLGTSGVYFVVTDKFSANPQKAVHSFCHALPDRWHLMSVMLSAASAVDFAQKVTGISDIKTLFQQVENCNQASDAIFLPYLSGERTPHNDPYAKGVFWGLTHNDNPITMARSAVEGVSFALADGIDVLHETGVKADNIALIGGGAKSAYWRQLLADITGRTFEYRTGGDVGPALGATKLAQIALNPNEDIANFCQPLPLEAVYQPNRDKFAEYQDKRSKFAEIYQRLKGL
- the xylG gene encoding D-xylose ABC transporter ATP-binding protein, translating into MAQLLEMKNITKRFGDVVALNNISISLESGEVLSLCGENGSGKSTLMKVLCGIYPYGDYEGEIYFSGEKLTAKNIKDTEEKGISIIHQELTLVKNMTVLENMFLGNEMKNYGITNDNEMYLRCKTLLEQVQLNIDPNTKVSELGLGQQQLVEIAKALNKQVRLLILDEPTASLTETETAILLNLIKDLQAHNIACVYISHKLNEVKAISDNICVIRDGEYIGTRPAKGMSEDDIITMMVGREITSLYPHEPHDIGEEILRVENITAWHPTNTHIKRVDNASFSLKRGEILGVAGLVGSGRTEMAQCIFGSYLGKYQGDIYVEGQKVQIRNCAQAIEKNIVMVPEDRKKHGIVPIMGVGKNITLAALPQFCFGKKVINEPLEETIINQSIAKLTVKTSSPDLAIGRLSGGNQQKAILAKCLLLNPKILILDEPTRGIDVGAKYEIYKLINQLAQQGMAVIVISSELPEVLGISDRVLVMHQGKIKADLINHNLTQEQVMEAALKE